The stretch of DNA GCATCCATCTGGTAACCCAAAGGCAGGCGATAGGCACCATCAAGCTTTGTACCATTAGTAGGTGGATGGAACATTGGCTGATCAAGCAAGTCAGGAAAGTAGCTTGCGAGGAAACCCTGATCTGCACCATCAGGGTTTTCACGTCCAATTTCTAGCTCATGCAGCATGTTCTTGAATACATTCATTGAAGGCTGCAAGGCAACAGAAAGGATTATGATTAGAATATACAAGTATTATTGAACTTTCACGGCATAAGCTACTTTTAGGAattacctaattgacaagcacaATGAAAGATGAAATTCAATTATACTTTGTGCAAAAGGGTAAGAGTGGAAAATTCAATTATACTTGAAGCTAAGAAATTGATGACTTCAAATTCTGTAGAGATAGGACTGCTATCTTTATAGCCAAAACCGACATGATTTTGTAGCATATGACGCAGCAATTAAAGTTTAAATTACCATTCTCTAAAATGGAAATATCAggtttttttaacatttttaaaGATAAATGACAAATGCAGGATTTGAGCCCATGACCTTGAAATTAACCATCAAAGTCTTACCAGTTAAGCTAGCTAACACATTTAATATCAAGTTATTAAGTACAAACTGTTTAGTTTATTCTATTCAGTGATGATATCAGTGAAATATATAGATGCTGTCCATGTAACAATCGTTGTAAATCATTGTACGGCGATCTCACTAGTATTTACTTCTTAATGCTGATATGCTATTATTACTTGTTAATATCTTCTTTTAGTATGCAACTAATATGTATGCATGTTGAGTTTTGATCTACCACCTAACAATGCTATATCATCCCCACCATGTCCATGAATGTCAGACTAAAAAGATGCTTTGTGAGGGTAACAGAAAATCATATGATTGCTCATCAGAAATTGACACAGCTGCCTGAATACTGCAATCTTAGATCATATTATATTCAGTGCCAAACTCATCAATGGCATTGCAGATCTTTGGTTAATGACTTTTCAGCATAAAATGGATGGCTCAAATTATATTGCTCCATTACAGCATTCGGATGTGGTGTTGAATCAAAGGAAAGTCCAGGGAATAGTTTGAGCTTTTTCATGTAAATACACTATGATATGAAGAGTTAACTCTAACCTCCCATATTAATGCAATTATTTCATGAGAAATGGAGAGATTTAGAAGAGATATGAGCTGCATTTAGCTTCGCTAGGCATCATTAGTCTCATAAATTCAGGCATGTCAAACTAACAGCTAAGAGAGTCATGTAGTTTCCCTTTATGCAACAATTACTCGATGAATCTTAAACTGACTCTTTTGTCTTGCTAATTTACCATATTATCTGATAGTATCCAAAAAGGATCTAACAAGCCTAAAGATCACGAATCTTGTTTCAACAAAAAATTAGACATATTCTAATTTGTCACCCATGTTAATATTTCTCATCATACATTAGTTAGTAGGTTTGAATTGTCCTATGTTTATTTGGCAAAATCAGGTGCCACCTGGAAAATAACCTTGCATGCTCAAGATTACCTTCAAATTATGAAATGTCAAAGCTGACAACCAAACAAGTTACAACTCAGAAAAGATTTGACTCTGTTTACTTGGTAGTGACTTTTGCTGAAGTCTAACTTGTAAAACACTTATTGACAGCTCCATCAATCCTGATATGCTTGATATGAGTTATAGACTACTACAATCCTCTGCATTAGTCAACCATTGACACAATTATTCTAACCAAATTGACTCATTGTTTTAACTTTCCAATACCACAATCTGCCACCCGATGAGACAGTGATTGACGAAAATAAGATGGAAGTGATGCAACTCCTTTAAGCATGGAACTTAATTGTAATTACAGCATTATCCTAAATGTCCAGCAAAACTTGAGGACCTATTGCCAGACAATGGAAAAATCACCTTCCATGTAAATTGTTGACATGCAAGGTGATGAGGACAGAATTTCCATCATCTGGAGACTTGACATGCAGGCATCGACATGATAGGAGACCACAAATTTGGTTGTGGATCTGTCACGTCAACCCTGATCACAACATACAATATTCTCCAAATTGCGTATGACTCGAAGAATATTTTCCACAACCACTTGCGGTTATGGAACCTCAGGTTATAAATAGGAATTTCCCAAAGCAAAGGGGGTTCTCTCTCTTCTAACACACTCTCTTTGTTCTCCACCTTGGAAATTTCTCTAACTTGGACATTGAAGGGACCAAAAAACTCCTGTCGACGATCTTCAATTGCAAGTGTGGAGGCTCGACTCTTGGGGATTCCACCTTATTCTCCTCATCATTCATCGAGATTCGTACCAAGGGTGTTCTTTGCTTGCATCAACTTTGGGCTTGGAGCCAGGTTGGCTCGTCTCCATGATCAAGGTTGACAATCGATTTTTTGGGCTAATACCAGGATAAAAATTTGAATGCAATCGACCCATGAATCCTACTTTTATCCTATGGTTATATCAATGATCATTTATGTATACAAGATATGGTATTCAATGAAAAGAAAACAGTTGGCATTTACAAAATGGAGTACTAAGCGTAGTACCTGAAGAACAAAAAGTCCAGTATGAAAGATGCAGGGGTTGATGAAGACAGCACAGAACTGGCCGCACTGGAAAAGCTCATCGGTACGCTGGAGGAAAATGTTGTCAGAATCAAGCATTACGACTCGATCATATGAAACTAAACTCCACGCATAGAGCTTGTTCAATGTCAACTTGAATCTGGTGTTGAAGTTGCCTTGATTTTCATATGGATTCTTCAGATTCTCAACAGCAACAACCTTCACCCCATCCTCCTCTTGCCTGTCATGCCAATCATCAAATATGTGGTGTGAGCAATTAAAGATTACTATGCCAAATTGAGTTATTAGCCATTTTAGTCCTAAAAAATGCAGTCTAACTGAGTCCTCCTAGGTGCGGTACCAACTCAACTAATTAGgcttaataaaaaatatctctGTTAATCAAGAAAATAGCATGATAACagggattgatgatatatataaacAGTTCACATGAAGATAGTTAAAGAACATAAATTTCGTGTAAGCAGTGTTTATGAATCAATCTGAGAATTAGACAGGGGGTCATCAGATAAAATTGCAACTCTACATAATGTTAATTCCaatattattttctaaaattgaGCGCAAATGACTGGGGATTCTTTCTTGTTCAAGTCAACTTATGATCCCAGACCGTCAATTATTTTATTCAACAGAATAGAAGGGGACAAAATCAGGAATAAGCGGTTTCCTTGACGCGCCCTGTTGCTTTCAAGGCACTAAAAAGTCAAAAAGATGGAGAACAGCGATACTCCCAATGGCAGGCCAGCAAATAACAATAAATTTAGTACGCAGAACAACCACAACCCAATCGGGACTCAGCTCAACAAAGACTATAAAAAGATGTTTATTATTCTGCATATACGTTAATTTTACTCTTCTCAAACAGTGATCTAATTCTATTAATTAGTATTTAACCAACAAAAGAAACGGCAAATGGATCTGTAGCATCTGAACGCCATCCAACCAGCTGATGTTAAACCTAGCAAATAAAATCGTTTTTTTTTCCTGGGTTGATCACCAAATcttaagaaagaagagagagagagagagagagagagagagcgactgATGATGGTAAGAAGCGACGGAGATCTCACAACGTTTGGACCCATCGTGCAGGGACATCGACGGAGGCGATGACGACGAGATCGGCGTCGACGTTGAGCTTCGCGAGAGACCTCATCATCACTCTCGTCGCCACGTAGAACTCGTAGTCCCTCGGCGTCCCCATGTACATCATCGCCGCGTACGCGTGCCTCCGACTCGCCGGTGCCTCCTCCGCGGCAGCCACAGCGGCCGTCAGCGTCAACACCAGCGTCGCCAGGAACCACTGCCGTCTTCCGCCGTCTATGCCGCCCGAGAAAAGTGAGCTAAAACGGCACAAAAACGAATTTTTATGCGCCCACATATCGGATCTCCACCTTCGGCGCTCCTCCCAGTTTCCCAGTCTCCAGATCTCGGCCGCCCCTCACCGGCACAGCTCCGCGCCGCTACCCCAAGCCGTCCCCTGGCCGTCGGACCCACCCGGACAGCGCCAAATCCCGTAGGAACGGCCGAAGACTTGCCGGAGACAGCCGATAAGAGGCGATGGGAGATTCCAGAGAAGTGGAAGATAAGTGGGAGGCGGGGGCGTTTGGGGGTTTCCGACGAAACAAGGAAACGCACCGAGGAAGCGCCTAAAGGAGAGCCCGAATTAAAATTAGCGGCTGCTCGCTCACCGGCTTATCTCGCGAAACACGAAACAACTTAACACTTGCCGCACATCAAGATCTAAGAGTGACGCGGACGGCTCGATGCACTTCTTAAAGTGCGCCAACAACAACAGCCCCTATTCGTAAATACCTTCGTAACGTAAGGGCGCAGTTTAAAACACGTTTTTAGTGGAGATAACGAAAAAATGCTTTGCTAATCCGTTTCTGCTTTACGCGACACACGGATCGCGCGACGCCGTCGGAGGCGCGAAGAGGCAACCTGGCCGGTACATGAGGCGGGTAGTCCGGTAGTGAGTACGAAACGTCAACTAGTGCGCAAAACACGCAAGGTTCTATCTGTGTCCGGTGGACGTCGGAATATAACCCGCACGGATTACCACCTGCTTTTGGGCAGTAGGGAGCCGGCTACAATACTTACGTACTCCATGGGACCCACGCGAGAAAGGCAGGATGCAGCTGCGGTACGTCAAGCGGGTGTTGCTGGAGCAGGTAGAAGACAGTAATTAATGGGCCAGATACGCACGGCTATATCGCTTTTTTGTTGGGTTAATTAGTGCTGACGCAGCATGGAGGCGTCCGCTGTAAGTGGAACCCACGCGGGTGCCACATCAGAAAGATGGGATCCTCTTCAGATGCTGGACGAGCGCTCATATGATCGGGCCATTCGGGTTCAATCTGGCGCGTCCGTTTCAGCGGAACGACGCTGATACGGAAGCCCTGGCGATCATATTTAAAATCATAAATGGATGGGATCCCATCTGCCTTTTTTTGGGACAAGCTTGGCGAATCCTTTGAAGCAAACGTTGCTTTGTGAAGCTCGTTAAATGCGAGTGAACCATATAGAGCTATATACATGTTACCTTGTTAATCTATGCATTAGTTATATTTGCAAGCACATACCAAGAATTAATTGCATGGAATTATTGGACTAGAAATCGGATTAGGCATTTAATCGTACAATTCTAGTGGTCATTCAGCACTGTTGCGTCAAAGATGACATTTTGCATGAGCTACAATAATGATAACAGTTGTACATAGTTATCGCTTTGCGTTGATACAGCTCGACTCTTAAGAATGGTCTTGAACGATGATAGGCTCATATATGGCTTCATATGCAGCTACACGAGAAATGTCATGCATTATTTGTTAGGCCATGAAAACGACGAGGGGTTTGGGATATGAATAAtccttatttataatatttttgaaaaaaaattatcttctttGATAACTTGGATTAATATGGCAGAAATTATCATTCAAAGTAAATCGTGATGGCATGGAAAGAGTGTGGTTTGGGATCGTCGTCAGCCACTCGTCCTTGGTTGAATCTTGGATGGGTTGGTGGATGACTTCTCATCTTCCCATCCCCATCCACCGCTTCTCCCACCGTCCCTTCTTATAACATGGCCAAACTGTTCTACGATAGGAATACTAATAATAAGAACAAGAAGGTGCCTTGTTAGGGTTATGGGAAATGGAAAAGCATCATGTTTTGGTCTTGAGATTTTGGATGCAACACATTAAGGATGGTAAGCTCCAACTTGTTCGTGGGATTGCATTGATTTAATGCAAAGCTTTTGCTCAAAAGTCTGGGAGAGAAGACCTCCAGCGATCGATCGATTCGCACATGGCACGTGATGTGGGGCGGCGAGGACCGTCTTCTTCCACCTCCGCCTCAGATGCACTCTGACATGAGGTCGGCAGGTCAACTGCAACACCAAGTCCATGTAAACGCGCAGCACCAGGCGAGAGCTGGCCCGGTGAAGGTCAAAGCTTGGGGTGGGAGAGAgcaactccacttgcgaggcaaaAAGATTATTGAATGCATAGACTGTCAGCTCGCATTTGTTAATCCGAAGATTGGATCAAATGGCATCTTTGTTAGTATCATCCTTCGAAGATGCTCATTAGTCCTACGAATAACATATTTGGCTTGTGTTGGAATGCAGGTGTCAAAGCGAGATATTATTATGGGGGGAGGAGATGAGAGGTTGCAACCTCCGCAGGGTGTGAATGTGTTATCCACCCTTCTCATCTTTAAGGTGGTCAACTGGAGAACAGATGTCATGAGCTGTGCGAGGCAAAAGCATGTCTGAGGGAAGTCCCATCACCGTGGGCTGTCCATGTCTTATGGTCGGCAACGGAAACATGCAGTCATCATCATGTAGTCAACTACCGTGTGATAGCAGAGGCTTTCCTGTTCGGCTTCATCTCCTTCGGGTTGGCAAAACCCTAAGCTTGTATTTATTGCGTCATGATCTCATAATTTCAAAGAAGGATGAGATTTTAAGACTGGATTATGCGAAGGTTTGTTTGCTATTAACATTAAATTTGATCATCATCTGGATGTGTCAAAATTGATCCaatctaatttaatttttttttttaaatcatgtcAGAATTTTAAAGTCTAAACAACTTTCTTGACTAGGATGATATGAGCTTttataaaagtgatttcgatatagGATTGTTGCCATCGGCATATCAAACTAAATTTATGTAATGCTTAAGCCAATTAGAGGtccaaaataatataaaaaagtatCTAAACTTTAATCAGAAGTGGTCAGAGacctgtaagcataaaaatcataatcatattattttttttataaaaaaataata from Musa acuminata AAA Group cultivar baxijiao chromosome BXJ2-11, Cavendish_Baxijiao_AAA, whole genome shotgun sequence encodes:
- the LOC135627773 gene encoding putative glucuronosyltransferase PGSIP8, with translation MWAHKNSFLCRFSSLFSGGIDGGRRQWFLATLVLTLTAAVAAAEEAPASRRHAYAAMMYMGTPRDYEFYVATRVMMRSLAKLNVDADLVVIASVDVPARWVQTLQEEDGVKVVAVENLKNPYENQGNFNTRFKLTLNKLYAWSLVSYDRVVMLDSDNIFLQRTDELFQCGQFCAVFINPCIFHTGLFVLQPSMNVFKNMLHELEIGRENPDGADQGFLASYFPDLLDQPMFHPPTNGTKLDGAYRLPLGYQMDASYYYLKLRWSIPCGPNSVITFPSAPWLKPWYWWSWPVLPLGLSWHEQRRKNLGYGSEVPVLLIQAVIYFGIIAITRLARPSLSKLCYNRRPEKSIVILHTTLKVAAMWSIFAAYTVPFFLIPRTVHPLLGWPLYVLGVASLSSIVINVFLLPPLPVLTVLLGISGSLFVMAFPWYRDGVIRALAVFTYAFCCSPVAWASLMKVSSSLQNLLEREAFFPRLGESPQLSELNKLY